Proteins encoded by one window of Aphidius gifuensis isolate YNYX2018 linkage group LG2, ASM1490517v1, whole genome shotgun sequence:
- the LOC122848798 gene encoding microtubule-associated protein tau isoform X6 codes for MESSQLPRTPDDPGVGRGMPMQRQNQGPPANYQPRPQGPPLGPARYPVNNGPQPLNRLDSKTSLNSPTGQPIQFAPPRPQFGPPRQPQGGQPIPPGGYPRGPPPQNNPGLQGPRYPPPGSSPGIREPLYQPQPGQRPIFNNNQQQQQVRFQRPELGGPQSQIRFAPQQYNPENRPLAPRIIPNTGVVTAPPTYPTSTPRDFNSERKPPIYPQNRGKMEIEINQNTSSPSSDKKRTASRNENIMDDDDDDVVIDSEKESKSSLNEKRSETPLSKPINSPLSSSPNIIQTSSPEPRAPSSASIKHEISANSSPVGSRNSTPAPTDEQRPKSQLSDLPKTPELDNTMTKSPSPSQNNDNELIDDKSRTSSAKSNRSPTKVEGQIPESVGSSPGTKSPLASPSKIIENKLPDDDKSRTSSAKSNRSPTKFDEQLPESIASSPGAKSPGVMGFDNGKPRSLSPKSPTPVSSPVPSIPEKPATPVKSPSRPQTPVSLMKRSVSGRSMKSEAGNENGENQTSVCNSPKINGVSSIKKPPSSKPKEANKPKPAGSPLKSPTKSVKSMPRTPEASLPPVAEKKKVPMNKVQVGAAPSPNLKTVRSKIGSLENASYKPGGGRVKIENRKLDFSNAQPKIAAKNDKYAPSGGEKKIPQVKLQWNAKPKVGSLANTTYKPGGGDKKIETVKLDFKDKAKPKVGSKENAKHVPGGGTVKTEAIPSKIIQESSSHIETQKIDIKAESKIGSLENVKHKPGGGDKKIFNDRDYLRQTGSNAESVNGSGRQVY; via the exons ATGGAGTCATCACAATTACCGCGTACACCGGATGATCCCGGTGTGGGAAGAGGAATGCCAATG caAAGACAAAATCAAGGGCCACCAGCAAATTATCAACCACGACCTCAGGGTCCACCACTTGGTCCAGCAAGATATCCAGTAAACAATGGACCACAGCCATTAAATCGTTTAGACAGCAAAACATCTTTAAATTCACCAACAGGTCAACCAATTCAATTTGCTCCACCTAGACCACAATTTGGACCTCCTCGACAACCACAAGGAGGACAACCAATACCACCAGGTGGATATCCAAGAGGACCACCACCTCAAAATAATCCTGGATTACAAGGACCTCGATATCCACCACCAGGATCATCACCAGGAATACGTGAACCACTTTATCAACCACAACCAGGACAACGacctatttttaataataatcaacaacaacaacaagttaGATTTCAAAGGCCAGAGCTTGGTGGACCACAGTCACAAATACGATTTGCACCTCAGCAATATAATCCAGAAAATAGACCATTAGCTCCAAGAATTATACCAAATACAGGTGTTGTAACAGCACCACCAACATATCCTACTTCAACTCCACGTGATTTTAATTCGGAAAGAAAACCTCCAATATATCCACAAAATCGAGGAAAAAtggaaattgaaataaatcaaaatacctCAAGTCCAAGctctgataaaaaaagaacagCATCACGTAATGAAAACATCAtggatgacgatgatgatgatgtagtAATAGATTCAGAAAAAGaatcaaaatcatcattaaatgaAAAACGATCTGAAACACCTTTATCAAAACCTATTAATTctccattatcatcatcaccaaatATTATACAAACATCAAGTCCAGAACCAAGAGCACCATCATCAGCTTCTATTAAACATGAAATTAGTGCTAATTCAAGTCCAGTAGGATCAAGAAATTCTACACCAGCACCTACAGATGAACAACGACCAAAATCTCAATTAAGTGATTTACCAAAAACACCAGAATTAGATAACACAATGACAAaatcaccatcaccatcacaaaataatgataatgaattgattgatgataaatcaagaACATCAAGTGCAAAATCAAATAGATCACCAACAAAAGTTGAAGGTCAAATACCAGAAAGTGTTGGCTCATCTCCAGGCACAAAATCTCCATTAGCATCACCAtcgaaaattattgaaaataaattacctgatgatgataaatcaagAACATCAAGTGCAAAATCAAATAGATCACCAACTAAATTTGACGAGCAACTACCAGAAAGTATTGCCTCATCTCCTGGTGCAAAATCACCAGGGGTTATGGGTTTTGATAATGGAAAACCAAGATCATTGTCTCCAAAATCACCAACACCTGTATCAAGTCCAGTTCCTTCAATTCCAGAGAAACCAGCGACTCCAGTTAAAAGTCCATCTAGACCACAGACTCCAGTGTCTTTAATGAAAAGATCAGTATCTGGACGATCTATGAAATCAG AAGCTGGCAATGAAAATGGAGAAAATCAAACATCTGTCTGTAATTCG ccAAAGATAAATGGAGtgtcatcaataaaaaaaccacCATCATCAAAACCAAAAGAAGCTAATAAACCAAAACCAGCAGGATCTCCATTAAAATCACCAACAAAATCAGTTAAATCAATGCCAAGAACACCTGAGGCTAGTCTTCCACCAGTAGCTGAGAAAAAaa aagTACCTATGAATAAAGTTCAAGTTGGAGCAGCACCATcaccaaatttaaaaacagtTCGTTCAAAAATTGGATCATTGGAAAATGCTAGTTATAAACCAGGTGGTGGTAgagttaaaattgaaaatagaaaaCTTGATTTTAGCAATGCACAGCCAAAAATTGCtgcaaaaaatgataaatatgcaCCAAGTGGTGGtgaaaaaaag ATACCACAAGTAAAATTACAATGGAATGCTAAACCAAAAGTTGGTTCATTGGCTAACACAACATATAAACCTGGTGgtggtgataaaaaaattgaaacagtTAAACTTGATTTCAAGGACAAAGCTAAGCCAAAAGTTGGATCAAAAGAAAATGCAAAACATGTACCAGGTGGTGGTACTGTCAAG ACAGAGGCAAtaccatcaaaaataattcagGAATCATCAAGCCAC ATTGAGACGCAGAAAATCGATATAAAAGCAGAAAGTAAAATTGGCTCATTGGAAAATGTTAAGCACAAGCCCGGTGGTGGTGACAAGAAGATATTCAACGACAGAGATTATCTACGACAGACAGGTTCAAATGCAGAAAGTGTCAATGGCAGTGGTAGacag
- the LOC122848798 gene encoding microtubule-associated protein tau isoform X4: MESSQLPRTPDDPGVGRGMPMQRQNQGPPANYQPRPQGPPLGPARYPVNNGPQPLNRLDSKTSLNSPTGQPIQFAPPRPQFGPPRQPQGGQPIPPGGYPRGPPPQNNPGLQGPRYPPPGSSPGIREPLYQPQPGQRPIFNNNQQQQQVRFQRPELGGPQSQIRFAPQQYNPENRPLAPRIIPNTGVVTAPPTYPTSTPRDFNSERKPPIYPQNRGKMEIEINQNTSSPSSDKKRTASRNENIMDDDDDDVVIDSEKESKSSLNEKRSETPLSKPINSPLSSSPNIIQTSSPEPRAPSSASIKHEISANSSPVGSRNSTPAPTDEQRPKSQLSDLPKTPELDNTMTKSPSPSQNNDNELIDDKSRTSSAKSNRSPTKVEGQIPESVGSSPGTKSPLASPSKIIENKLPDDDKSRTSSAKSNRSPTKFDEQLPESIASSPGAKSPGVMGFDNGKPRSLSPKSPTPVSSPVPSIPEKPATPVKSPSRPQTPVSLMKRSVSGRSMKSEAGNENGENQTSVCNSPKINGVSSIKKPPSSKPKEANKPKPAGSPLKSPTKSVKSMPRTPEASLPPVAEKKKVPMNKVQVGAAPSPNLKTVRSKIGSLENASYKPGGGRVKIENRKLDFSNAQPKIAAKNDKYAPSGGEKKIPQVKLQWNAKPKVGSLANTTYKPGGGDKKIETVKLDFKDKAKPKVGSKENAKHVPGGGTVKTEAIPSKIIQESSSHIETQKIDIKAESKIGSLENVKHKPGGGDKKIFNDRDYLRQTGSNAESVNGSGRQSPVTSNFLDGKNGVPTSEENLNQEY; encoded by the exons ATGGAGTCATCACAATTACCGCGTACACCGGATGATCCCGGTGTGGGAAGAGGAATGCCAATG caAAGACAAAATCAAGGGCCACCAGCAAATTATCAACCACGACCTCAGGGTCCACCACTTGGTCCAGCAAGATATCCAGTAAACAATGGACCACAGCCATTAAATCGTTTAGACAGCAAAACATCTTTAAATTCACCAACAGGTCAACCAATTCAATTTGCTCCACCTAGACCACAATTTGGACCTCCTCGACAACCACAAGGAGGACAACCAATACCACCAGGTGGATATCCAAGAGGACCACCACCTCAAAATAATCCTGGATTACAAGGACCTCGATATCCACCACCAGGATCATCACCAGGAATACGTGAACCACTTTATCAACCACAACCAGGACAACGacctatttttaataataatcaacaacaacaacaagttaGATTTCAAAGGCCAGAGCTTGGTGGACCACAGTCACAAATACGATTTGCACCTCAGCAATATAATCCAGAAAATAGACCATTAGCTCCAAGAATTATACCAAATACAGGTGTTGTAACAGCACCACCAACATATCCTACTTCAACTCCACGTGATTTTAATTCGGAAAGAAAACCTCCAATATATCCACAAAATCGAGGAAAAAtggaaattgaaataaatcaaaatacctCAAGTCCAAGctctgataaaaaaagaacagCATCACGTAATGAAAACATCAtggatgacgatgatgatgatgtagtAATAGATTCAGAAAAAGaatcaaaatcatcattaaatgaAAAACGATCTGAAACACCTTTATCAAAACCTATTAATTctccattatcatcatcaccaaatATTATACAAACATCAAGTCCAGAACCAAGAGCACCATCATCAGCTTCTATTAAACATGAAATTAGTGCTAATTCAAGTCCAGTAGGATCAAGAAATTCTACACCAGCACCTACAGATGAACAACGACCAAAATCTCAATTAAGTGATTTACCAAAAACACCAGAATTAGATAACACAATGACAAaatcaccatcaccatcacaaaataatgataatgaattgattgatgataaatcaagaACATCAAGTGCAAAATCAAATAGATCACCAACAAAAGTTGAAGGTCAAATACCAGAAAGTGTTGGCTCATCTCCAGGCACAAAATCTCCATTAGCATCACCAtcgaaaattattgaaaataaattacctgatgatgataaatcaagAACATCAAGTGCAAAATCAAATAGATCACCAACTAAATTTGACGAGCAACTACCAGAAAGTATTGCCTCATCTCCTGGTGCAAAATCACCAGGGGTTATGGGTTTTGATAATGGAAAACCAAGATCATTGTCTCCAAAATCACCAACACCTGTATCAAGTCCAGTTCCTTCAATTCCAGAGAAACCAGCGACTCCAGTTAAAAGTCCATCTAGACCACAGACTCCAGTGTCTTTAATGAAAAGATCAGTATCTGGACGATCTATGAAATCAG AAGCTGGCAATGAAAATGGAGAAAATCAAACATCTGTCTGTAATTCG ccAAAGATAAATGGAGtgtcatcaataaaaaaaccacCATCATCAAAACCAAAAGAAGCTAATAAACCAAAACCAGCAGGATCTCCATTAAAATCACCAACAAAATCAGTTAAATCAATGCCAAGAACACCTGAGGCTAGTCTTCCACCAGTAGCTGAGAAAAAaa aagTACCTATGAATAAAGTTCAAGTTGGAGCAGCACCATcaccaaatttaaaaacagtTCGTTCAAAAATTGGATCATTGGAAAATGCTAGTTATAAACCAGGTGGTGGTAgagttaaaattgaaaatagaaaaCTTGATTTTAGCAATGCACAGCCAAAAATTGCtgcaaaaaatgataaatatgcaCCAAGTGGTGGtgaaaaaaag ATACCACAAGTAAAATTACAATGGAATGCTAAACCAAAAGTTGGTTCATTGGCTAACACAACATATAAACCTGGTGgtggtgataaaaaaattgaaacagtTAAACTTGATTTCAAGGACAAAGCTAAGCCAAAAGTTGGATCAAAAGAAAATGCAAAACATGTACCAGGTGGTGGTACTGTCAAG ACAGAGGCAAtaccatcaaaaataattcagGAATCATCAAGCCAC ATTGAGACGCAGAAAATCGATATAAAAGCAGAAAGTAAAATTGGCTCATTGGAAAATGTTAAGCACAAGCCCGGTGGTGGTGACAAGAAGATATTCAACGACAGAGATTATCTACGACAGACAGGTTCAAATGCAGAAAGTGTCAATGGCAGTGGTAGacag
- the LOC122848802 gene encoding myosin light chain 1 isoform X2, whose amino-acid sequence MTDTLSPRDLERAEFCFSIYDADGSNVIDAVDLGNVLRALNVNPTNSTIEKLGGTTKKGEKKLTLEEFLPIFAQAKEDKDQGCYEDFLECLKLYDKAENGTMLGVELTNMLLTLGEKLDEKEVDIVVKDCMDPEDEDGFIPYAPFLKKMMKIA is encoded by the exons ATG acTGACACCCTTAGCCCCAGAGATCTCGAGA gAGCAGAATTCTGTTTCTCAATTTACGATGCTGATGGCTCAAATGTCATTGACGCCGTTGATCTTGGCAATGTTCTTCGCGCCTTAAATGTAAACCcaacaaattcaacaattgaaaaattgggTGGTACCACAAaaaaaggtgaaaaaaaattaactcttGAAGAATTTTTGCCAATATTTGCCCAAGCCAAAGAGGATAAAGATCAAGGATGTTACGAAGATTTCCTTGAGTGTCTTAAGCTTTACGATAAAGCTGAAAATGGAACTATGCTTGGTGTTGAACTTACCAATATGTTGTTGACTCTTg gTGAGAAACTCGATGAGAAAGAAGTTGATATTGTTGTCAAAGATTGTATGGACCCAGAAGATGAAGATGGCTTCATCCCATATGCAC CTTTCCTcaagaaaatgatgaaaattgcataa
- the LOC122848798 gene encoding microtubule-associated protein tau isoform X7 yields MESSQLPRTPDDPGVGRGMPMQRQNQGPPANYQPRPQGPPLGPARYPVNNGPQPLNRLDSKTSLNSPTGQPIQFAPPRPQFGPPRQPQGGQPIPPGGYPRGPPPQNNPGLQGPRYPPPGSSPGIREPLYQPQPGQRPIFNNNQQQQQVRFQRPELGGPQSQIRFAPQQYNPENRPLAPRIIPNTGVVTAPPTYPTSTPRDFNSERKPPIYPQNRGKMEIEINQNTSSPSSDKKRTASRNENIMDDDDDDVVIDSEKESKSSLNEKRSETPLSKPINSPLSSSPNIIQTSSPEPRAPSSASIKHEISANSSPVGSRNSTPAPTDEQRPKSQLSDLPKTPELDNTMTKSPSPSQNNDNELIDDKSRTSSAKSNRSPTKVEGQIPESVGSSPGTKSPLASPSKIIENKLPDDDKSRTSSAKSNRSPTKFDEQLPESIASSPGAKSPGVMGFDNGKPRSLSPKSPTPVSSPVPSIPEKPATPVKSPSRPQTPVSLMKRSVSGRSMKSEAGNENGENQTSVCNSPKINGVSSIKKPPSSKPKEANKPKPAGSPLKSPTKSVKSMPRTPEASLPPVAEKKKVPMNKVQVGAAPSPNLKTVRSKIGSLENASYKPGGGRVKIENRKLDFSNAQPKIAAKNDKYAPSGGEKKIPQVKLQWNAKPKVGSLANTTYKPGGGDKKIETVKLDFKDKAKPKVGSKENAKHVPGGGTVKIETQKIDIKAESKIGSLENVKHKPGGGDKKIFNDRDYLRQTGSNAESVNGSGRQVY; encoded by the exons ATGGAGTCATCACAATTACCGCGTACACCGGATGATCCCGGTGTGGGAAGAGGAATGCCAATG caAAGACAAAATCAAGGGCCACCAGCAAATTATCAACCACGACCTCAGGGTCCACCACTTGGTCCAGCAAGATATCCAGTAAACAATGGACCACAGCCATTAAATCGTTTAGACAGCAAAACATCTTTAAATTCACCAACAGGTCAACCAATTCAATTTGCTCCACCTAGACCACAATTTGGACCTCCTCGACAACCACAAGGAGGACAACCAATACCACCAGGTGGATATCCAAGAGGACCACCACCTCAAAATAATCCTGGATTACAAGGACCTCGATATCCACCACCAGGATCATCACCAGGAATACGTGAACCACTTTATCAACCACAACCAGGACAACGacctatttttaataataatcaacaacaacaacaagttaGATTTCAAAGGCCAGAGCTTGGTGGACCACAGTCACAAATACGATTTGCACCTCAGCAATATAATCCAGAAAATAGACCATTAGCTCCAAGAATTATACCAAATACAGGTGTTGTAACAGCACCACCAACATATCCTACTTCAACTCCACGTGATTTTAATTCGGAAAGAAAACCTCCAATATATCCACAAAATCGAGGAAAAAtggaaattgaaataaatcaaaatacctCAAGTCCAAGctctgataaaaaaagaacagCATCACGTAATGAAAACATCAtggatgacgatgatgatgatgtagtAATAGATTCAGAAAAAGaatcaaaatcatcattaaatgaAAAACGATCTGAAACACCTTTATCAAAACCTATTAATTctccattatcatcatcaccaaatATTATACAAACATCAAGTCCAGAACCAAGAGCACCATCATCAGCTTCTATTAAACATGAAATTAGTGCTAATTCAAGTCCAGTAGGATCAAGAAATTCTACACCAGCACCTACAGATGAACAACGACCAAAATCTCAATTAAGTGATTTACCAAAAACACCAGAATTAGATAACACAATGACAAaatcaccatcaccatcacaaaataatgataatgaattgattgatgataaatcaagaACATCAAGTGCAAAATCAAATAGATCACCAACAAAAGTTGAAGGTCAAATACCAGAAAGTGTTGGCTCATCTCCAGGCACAAAATCTCCATTAGCATCACCAtcgaaaattattgaaaataaattacctgatgatgataaatcaagAACATCAAGTGCAAAATCAAATAGATCACCAACTAAATTTGACGAGCAACTACCAGAAAGTATTGCCTCATCTCCTGGTGCAAAATCACCAGGGGTTATGGGTTTTGATAATGGAAAACCAAGATCATTGTCTCCAAAATCACCAACACCTGTATCAAGTCCAGTTCCTTCAATTCCAGAGAAACCAGCGACTCCAGTTAAAAGTCCATCTAGACCACAGACTCCAGTGTCTTTAATGAAAAGATCAGTATCTGGACGATCTATGAAATCAG AAGCTGGCAATGAAAATGGAGAAAATCAAACATCTGTCTGTAATTCG ccAAAGATAAATGGAGtgtcatcaataaaaaaaccacCATCATCAAAACCAAAAGAAGCTAATAAACCAAAACCAGCAGGATCTCCATTAAAATCACCAACAAAATCAGTTAAATCAATGCCAAGAACACCTGAGGCTAGTCTTCCACCAGTAGCTGAGAAAAAaa aagTACCTATGAATAAAGTTCAAGTTGGAGCAGCACCATcaccaaatttaaaaacagtTCGTTCAAAAATTGGATCATTGGAAAATGCTAGTTATAAACCAGGTGGTGGTAgagttaaaattgaaaatagaaaaCTTGATTTTAGCAATGCACAGCCAAAAATTGCtgcaaaaaatgataaatatgcaCCAAGTGGTGGtgaaaaaaag ATACCACAAGTAAAATTACAATGGAATGCTAAACCAAAAGTTGGTTCATTGGCTAACACAACATATAAACCTGGTGgtggtgataaaaaaattgaaacagtTAAACTTGATTTCAAGGACAAAGCTAAGCCAAAAGTTGGATCAAAAGAAAATGCAAAACATGTACCAGGTGGTGGTACTGTCAAG ATTGAGACGCAGAAAATCGATATAAAAGCAGAAAGTAAAATTGGCTCATTGGAAAATGTTAAGCACAAGCCCGGTGGTGGTGACAAGAAGATATTCAACGACAGAGATTATCTACGACAGACAGGTTCAAATGCAGAAAGTGTCAATGGCAGTGGTAGacag
- the LOC122848798 gene encoding microtubule-associated protein tau isoform X5 yields MESSQLPRTPDDPGVGRGMPMQRQNQGPPANYQPRPQGPPLGPARYPVNNGPQPLNRLDSKTSLNSPTGQPIQFAPPRPQFGPPRQPQGGQPIPPGGYPRGPPPQNNPGLQGPRYPPPGSSPGIREPLYQPQPGQRPIFNNNQQQQQVRFQRPELGGPQSQIRFAPQQYNPENRPLAPRIIPNTGVVTAPPTYPTSTPRDFNSERKPPIYPQNRGKMEIEINQNTSSPSSDKKRTASRNENIMDDDDDDVVIDSEKESKSSLNEKRSETPLSKPINSPLSSSPNIIQTSSPEPRAPSSASIKHEISANSSPVGSRNSTPAPTDEQRPKSQLSDLPKTPELDNTMTKSPSPSQNNDNELIDDKSRTSSAKSNRSPTKVEGQIPESVGSSPGTKSPLASPSKIIENKLPDDDKSRTSSAKSNRSPTKFDEQLPESIASSPGAKSPGVMGFDNGKPRSLSPKSPTPVSSPVPSIPEKPATPVKSPSRPQTPVSLMKRSVSGRSMKSEAGNENGENQTSVCNSPKINGVSSIKKPPSSKPKEANKPKPAGSPLKSPTKSVKSMPRTPEASLPPVAEKKKVPMNKVQVGAAPSPNLKTVRSKIGSLENASYKPGGGRVKIENRKLDFSNAQPKIAAKNDKYAPSGGEKKIPQVKLQWNAKPKVGSLANTTYKPGGGDKKIETVKLDFKDKAKPKVGSKENAKHVPGGGTVKIETQKIDIKAESKIGSLENVKHKPGGGDKKIFNDRDYLRQTGSNAESVNGSGRQSPVTSNFLDGKNGVPTSEENLNQEY; encoded by the exons ATGGAGTCATCACAATTACCGCGTACACCGGATGATCCCGGTGTGGGAAGAGGAATGCCAATG caAAGACAAAATCAAGGGCCACCAGCAAATTATCAACCACGACCTCAGGGTCCACCACTTGGTCCAGCAAGATATCCAGTAAACAATGGACCACAGCCATTAAATCGTTTAGACAGCAAAACATCTTTAAATTCACCAACAGGTCAACCAATTCAATTTGCTCCACCTAGACCACAATTTGGACCTCCTCGACAACCACAAGGAGGACAACCAATACCACCAGGTGGATATCCAAGAGGACCACCACCTCAAAATAATCCTGGATTACAAGGACCTCGATATCCACCACCAGGATCATCACCAGGAATACGTGAACCACTTTATCAACCACAACCAGGACAACGacctatttttaataataatcaacaacaacaacaagttaGATTTCAAAGGCCAGAGCTTGGTGGACCACAGTCACAAATACGATTTGCACCTCAGCAATATAATCCAGAAAATAGACCATTAGCTCCAAGAATTATACCAAATACAGGTGTTGTAACAGCACCACCAACATATCCTACTTCAACTCCACGTGATTTTAATTCGGAAAGAAAACCTCCAATATATCCACAAAATCGAGGAAAAAtggaaattgaaataaatcaaaatacctCAAGTCCAAGctctgataaaaaaagaacagCATCACGTAATGAAAACATCAtggatgacgatgatgatgatgtagtAATAGATTCAGAAAAAGaatcaaaatcatcattaaatgaAAAACGATCTGAAACACCTTTATCAAAACCTATTAATTctccattatcatcatcaccaaatATTATACAAACATCAAGTCCAGAACCAAGAGCACCATCATCAGCTTCTATTAAACATGAAATTAGTGCTAATTCAAGTCCAGTAGGATCAAGAAATTCTACACCAGCACCTACAGATGAACAACGACCAAAATCTCAATTAAGTGATTTACCAAAAACACCAGAATTAGATAACACAATGACAAaatcaccatcaccatcacaaaataatgataatgaattgattgatgataaatcaagaACATCAAGTGCAAAATCAAATAGATCACCAACAAAAGTTGAAGGTCAAATACCAGAAAGTGTTGGCTCATCTCCAGGCACAAAATCTCCATTAGCATCACCAtcgaaaattattgaaaataaattacctgatgatgataaatcaagAACATCAAGTGCAAAATCAAATAGATCACCAACTAAATTTGACGAGCAACTACCAGAAAGTATTGCCTCATCTCCTGGTGCAAAATCACCAGGGGTTATGGGTTTTGATAATGGAAAACCAAGATCATTGTCTCCAAAATCACCAACACCTGTATCAAGTCCAGTTCCTTCAATTCCAGAGAAACCAGCGACTCCAGTTAAAAGTCCATCTAGACCACAGACTCCAGTGTCTTTAATGAAAAGATCAGTATCTGGACGATCTATGAAATCAG AAGCTGGCAATGAAAATGGAGAAAATCAAACATCTGTCTGTAATTCG ccAAAGATAAATGGAGtgtcatcaataaaaaaaccacCATCATCAAAACCAAAAGAAGCTAATAAACCAAAACCAGCAGGATCTCCATTAAAATCACCAACAAAATCAGTTAAATCAATGCCAAGAACACCTGAGGCTAGTCTTCCACCAGTAGCTGAGAAAAAaa aagTACCTATGAATAAAGTTCAAGTTGGAGCAGCACCATcaccaaatttaaaaacagtTCGTTCAAAAATTGGATCATTGGAAAATGCTAGTTATAAACCAGGTGGTGGTAgagttaaaattgaaaatagaaaaCTTGATTTTAGCAATGCACAGCCAAAAATTGCtgcaaaaaatgataaatatgcaCCAAGTGGTGGtgaaaaaaag ATACCACAAGTAAAATTACAATGGAATGCTAAACCAAAAGTTGGTTCATTGGCTAACACAACATATAAACCTGGTGgtggtgataaaaaaattgaaacagtTAAACTTGATTTCAAGGACAAAGCTAAGCCAAAAGTTGGATCAAAAGAAAATGCAAAACATGTACCAGGTGGTGGTACTGTCAAG ATTGAGACGCAGAAAATCGATATAAAAGCAGAAAGTAAAATTGGCTCATTGGAAAATGTTAAGCACAAGCCCGGTGGTGGTGACAAGAAGATATTCAACGACAGAGATTATCTACGACAGACAGGTTCAAATGCAGAAAGTGTCAATGGCAGTGGTAGacag
- the LOC122848802 gene encoding myosin light chain 1 isoform X1 translates to MTDTLSPRDLERAEFCFSIYDADGSNVIDAVDLGNVLRALNVNPTNSTIEKLGGTTKKGEKKLTLEEFLPIFAQAKEDKDQGCYEDFLECLKLYDKAENGTMLGVELTNMLLTLGEKLDEKEVDIVVKDCMDPEDEDGFIPYAPFLRRLCDKAGGGD, encoded by the exons ATG acTGACACCCTTAGCCCCAGAGATCTCGAGA gAGCAGAATTCTGTTTCTCAATTTACGATGCTGATGGCTCAAATGTCATTGACGCCGTTGATCTTGGCAATGTTCTTCGCGCCTTAAATGTAAACCcaacaaattcaacaattgaaaaattgggTGGTACCACAAaaaaaggtgaaaaaaaattaactcttGAAGAATTTTTGCCAATATTTGCCCAAGCCAAAGAGGATAAAGATCAAGGATGTTACGAAGATTTCCTTGAGTGTCTTAAGCTTTACGATAAAGCTGAAAATGGAACTATGCTTGGTGTTGAACTTACCAATATGTTGTTGACTCTTg gTGAGAAACTCGATGAGAAAGAAGTTGATATTGTTGTCAAAGATTGTATGGACCCAGAAGATGAAGATGGCTTCATCCCATATGCAC CTTTCCTCCGTCGATTGTGTGACAAGGCCGGTGGTGGCGACTAA